A region from the uncultured Macellibacteroides sp. genome encodes:
- a CDS encoding monomeric [FeFe] hydrogenase: MAFTNNVMIVRHKLLAQLVRLWNENRLLDEIDRLPLELSPRKSKVIGRCCVHKERAVWKYKSFPLLGFDMSDEVDELMPLSEYAKQALLRTENKKENLLCVIDEACSSCVQVNYEITNLCRGCVARSCYMNCPKDSIVFLKNGQASIDHETCISCGKCHASCPYHAIVYIPIPCEESCPVKAITKDEYGIEHIDESKCIYCGKCINACPFGAIFEISQVFDILQRLRNKEEMVAIVAPSILAQFSAPIENVYGAIKAMGFAEVVEVAQGAMETTRREAEELKEKMADGQPFMTTSCCPSYVELADKHIPDLKKYISHTGSPMYYTARIVKEKYPNAKIVFVGPCVAKRQEVKKDGCVDFTLTFEEIGSLLDGLNINIDEARPFSVLFNSVREAHGFAQSGGVINAVKVYLKEEQDNFSAVQIANLDKKNIALLRAYAKTGKTPAQFIEVMACEGGCVTGPCTHNDKKTGQKQLIKELTKR, encoded by the coding sequence ATGGCTTTTACCAATAACGTAATGATAGTGCGCCATAAGTTGCTGGCGCAATTGGTCAGACTCTGGAACGAAAACCGTCTTCTGGATGAAATTGACCGGCTCCCACTAGAATTAAGCCCTCGAAAATCGAAAGTAATCGGACGTTGCTGCGTACACAAAGAACGGGCCGTATGGAAATACAAATCGTTTCCATTGCTTGGATTCGACATGAGCGACGAGGTAGACGAACTCATGCCGCTTTCCGAATACGCCAAACAGGCACTCCTTCGTACAGAAAATAAAAAAGAAAACTTATTGTGTGTCATAGACGAAGCTTGCTCTTCCTGCGTACAGGTAAACTATGAAATAACAAATCTATGTCGCGGATGTGTAGCCCGAAGCTGCTACATGAACTGCCCGAAAGACTCCATTGTATTTCTTAAAAACGGACAGGCAAGCATCGATCACGAAACCTGCATAAGCTGCGGAAAGTGTCACGCCAGTTGTCCCTATCATGCCATCGTGTATATACCCATCCCCTGTGAAGAATCGTGCCCGGTTAAAGCCATCACCAAAGACGAATACGGCATCGAACATATAGACGAAAGCAAATGTATTTACTGCGGTAAATGTATTAATGCATGTCCGTTCGGCGCCATCTTTGAGATCTCGCAAGTGTTTGACATATTGCAACGCTTACGCAACAAAGAAGAAATGGTTGCCATTGTGGCACCGTCTATACTTGCCCAGTTTAGTGCTCCGATAGAAAATGTATACGGCGCCATCAAAGCCATGGGATTTGCCGAGGTGGTAGAAGTAGCTCAGGGTGCTATGGAAACAACCCGCCGCGAAGCCGAAGAACTGAAAGAAAAAATGGCTGATGGGCAACCTTTTATGACAACCTCTTGCTGTCCGTCGTATGTTGAACTTGCCGACAAACATATTCCGGATCTAAAGAAATACATATCACATACCGGGTCACCCATGTACTACACGGCCCGTATTGTGAAAGAGAAATACCCCAATGCCAAAATTGTTTTTGTAGGTCCCTGCGTAGCCAAACGGCAGGAAGTAAAAAAAGACGGTTGTGTGGACTTCACACTAACCTTCGAAGAAATCGGATCATTACTCGACGGACTCAATATTAACATTGACGAAGCCCGTCCTTTTTCTGTACTTTTCAACTCCGTACGTGAAGCTCATGGTTTTGCACAGAGCGGCGGAGTAATAAACGCCGTGAAAGTATATCTGAAAGAAGAACAAGACAACTTCAGCGCCGTTCAGATAGCCAATCTGGATAAAAAGAATATCGCCCTATTACGTGCCTACGCCAAAACAGGCAAAACTCCCGCGCAATTTATTGAAGTTATGGCCTGCGAGGGAGGCTGTGTAACCGGACCTTGTACCCACAACGACAAGAAAACCGGTCAGAAGCAACTAATTAAAGAACTTACTAAACGATAA
- a CDS encoding MarC family protein — protein MDTLLPFALLCFTSFFTLTNPLSIMPVFLTMTDGLGEDQRKAIVKRATIVSFITLVMFAVSGQLLFKFFGISTNGFRIVGGVIFFSIGWDMLQARITKVKLKSDEIKTYARDISVTPLAIPMICGPGTITNAIVLMEDADTLWMQITLIASIAVVYVLTFIILRAATRINKIIGETGNNVMMRLMGLILMVIAIEFFTSGFKPILIDILREVPIQIPVK, from the coding sequence ATGGATACTTTGTTGCCTTTTGCGCTATTATGCTTTACTTCTTTCTTTACACTGACCAATCCGCTCAGTATTATGCCGGTATTTCTGACAATGACCGACGGATTAGGAGAAGACCAGCGTAAAGCAATTGTAAAGCGAGCGACTATCGTGTCATTCATCACGCTGGTCATGTTTGCCGTATCCGGGCAGCTGTTGTTTAAATTCTTTGGTATCTCCACCAACGGTTTCCGGATCGTTGGCGGAGTAATCTTTTTCTCCATCGGGTGGGACATGCTTCAGGCCCGCATTACCAAAGTAAAGCTGAAAAGCGACGAGATTAAAACCTATGCCAGAGATATTTCGGTAACTCCCCTTGCCATCCCTATGATATGCGGACCGGGTACAATTACCAATGCCATTGTATTGATGGAAGATGCGGATACATTGTGGATGCAGATAACCCTCATTGCCTCCATCGCTGTAGTCTATGTACTTACGTTCATTATATTGCGGGCAGCAACACGTATAAACAAAATTATCGGCGAAACCGGCAACAATGTTATGATGCGGCTGATGGGATTAATCCTGATGGTAATCGCCATCGAATTCTTTACCAGTGGATTCAAGCCTATCCTGATCGACATACTCCGGGAAGTGCCTATTCAGATACCCGTAAAGTAA
- a CDS encoding tRNA threonylcarbamoyladenosine dehydratase, with translation MGLEKGIFKRTELLLGNEIMDRVASARVIIFGVGGVGSWCAESLVRSGIKNLTIVDSDRICVTNINRQLMATTKTVGKVKVDVLKERLLEINPTAEIMALQKIYSAETSASFDLDTYDYIIDAIDSLENKADLIRTATKTDAVFFSSMGAALKMDPLKIDVAEFWKVKGCRLGAALRSKMKKGEKPSKKFLCVYSEELLENKGANLSCGTSSCLCPKSQNAPGDPDLANHEWCSLKARINGTMAHTTAMFGFTLAGLVMQDICKE, from the coding sequence ATGGGGTTAGAAAAAGGTATTTTTAAGAGAACGGAGTTGTTGCTGGGCAACGAGATTATGGATCGGGTTGCATCTGCAAGAGTTATTATATTTGGTGTTGGCGGAGTAGGTAGCTGGTGCGCCGAAAGTCTTGTCAGATCGGGAATTAAGAATCTTACTATTGTTGATTCGGATCGGATTTGTGTAACGAATATCAATCGCCAGTTAATGGCTACGACCAAAACAGTGGGTAAGGTGAAAGTGGATGTGCTTAAGGAGCGTCTGCTGGAGATTAATCCGACTGCCGAAATTATGGCTTTGCAAAAGATATACAGCGCGGAGACTTCGGCTTCGTTCGACTTGGATACATATGATTATATTATTGATGCGATTGATAGTCTGGAGAATAAAGCGGATCTTATTCGTACTGCAACTAAAACGGATGCAGTGTTTTTCTCGTCTATGGGCGCTGCGCTAAAGATGGATCCTCTGAAGATTGATGTGGCCGAGTTCTGGAAAGTTAAGGGTTGCCGTTTGGGCGCAGCATTACGTAGTAAGATGAAGAAAGGCGAAAAACCTTCTAAAAAGTTTTTATGTGTATACAGTGAGGAGCTATTGGAAAATAAGGGAGCTAATTTATCTTGTGGAACAAGTAGCTGTCTTTGTCCGAAGTCGCAGAATGCTCCGGGAGATCCTGATCTTGCGAATCATGAATGGTGTAGCTTGAAGGCTCGCATAAATGGTACCATGGCACACACCACAGCCATGTTCGGCTTTACCCTGGCGGGACTGGTTATGCAGGATATCTGCAAAGAATAA
- a CDS encoding HAD family hydrolase, with amino-acid sequence MHLDNIKVIGFDADDTLWLNESYFLETELKLYDLLKPYADTETVSKELFGTEMQNMPLYGYGVKAYILSMMETAIRVTEGKAPASVLQQIIEFGKEQLEQPVKLLPDVHKTLNALYGKYKLIVVTKGDLLDQERKLNRSGIAPLFHHVEIISDKTAGAYHQLLNHLDILPEEFLMVGNSIKSDILPPLSLGCFAIHVPYETTWLHEAAEAPVNNPCFSKVESLWDIVGFL; translated from the coding sequence ATGCATTTAGATAATATAAAAGTAATCGGATTCGACGCCGACGATACCCTTTGGTTAAACGAAAGCTATTTTCTGGAAACAGAGCTGAAATTATACGATCTACTCAAGCCCTATGCTGATACCGAAACGGTATCGAAGGAACTGTTCGGCACAGAAATGCAGAACATGCCCTTGTACGGATACGGGGTAAAAGCCTACATCCTTTCCATGATGGAAACAGCCATCCGCGTTACAGAAGGAAAAGCCCCCGCATCGGTACTTCAGCAAATAATAGAATTCGGGAAAGAACAGCTGGAACAACCGGTAAAGCTTCTGCCCGACGTTCACAAAACATTGAATGCCCTCTATGGAAAATACAAACTTATTGTAGTTACAAAAGGAGATCTGCTAGACCAGGAACGAAAGTTAAACCGTTCCGGCATTGCGCCTTTGTTCCACCATGTGGAAATAATCAGCGACAAGACTGCCGGAGCCTATCATCAGCTGCTCAATCACCTCGACATACTTCCCGAAGAATTTCTAATGGTAGGAAACTCCATAAAGTCGGATATCCTCCCTCCTCTTTCCCTCGGGTGCTTTGCCATTCATGTTCCTTACGAAACCACGTGGCTGCACGAAGCAGCCGAAGCCCCGGTAAACAATCCGTGCTTCAGCAAAGTAGAATCCCTTTGGGACATCGTTGGTTTCTTGTAA
- a CDS encoding PNGase F N-terminal domain-containing protein has protein sequence MTNRFFLGLALAGTLLLSSCGSKELTAYGNKTIQVFNQTPVRFAPDKYPDGVNESASDSVIRLTNGRIILKKITLPPYQRNVKVKAKITLASNGDRWDKSGSCFVLPKASAINLMSIAKGEQKFPAIDSTKLEKMAGILPGTNYLPTIEMLRFMTPFGVGFYSNETDSLSSTRKPVYIDKWAKNVVWEQDITDLYSQLEKEAYVGIYIDTWTPEGYVVSLALDIEESEIGVDALKQKQVEPLINTVYYIGQSYPDIFARKDVSSTFTIPKGARNIKLKYIVTGHGGHDGGDEFVEKQNIVSIDGKEVLNFVPWRDDCASFRRFNPATGVWLMERLAAYIGEKGYAKKMIEEPVASSDFSRSNWCPGSDVKPVEVPLTGLTEGVHTITFSIPKAQQIKDNELNHWLVSAYLVWEK, from the coding sequence ATGACAAACAGATTTTTTTTAGGACTTGCCCTTGCCGGCACACTGTTACTATCATCCTGCGGAAGTAAAGAACTTACTGCTTACGGAAACAAAACAATTCAGGTATTTAACCAGACACCGGTACGCTTCGCACCGGATAAATATCCTGATGGAGTAAATGAATCGGCCTCCGACAGCGTTATACGTCTTACCAATGGACGTATCATTCTAAAAAAAATAACATTACCGCCGTATCAGCGTAATGTTAAGGTAAAAGCAAAAATTACACTTGCATCCAACGGCGACCGCTGGGACAAATCAGGTTCATGCTTTGTATTGCCAAAAGCATCGGCTATCAATTTAATGAGCATTGCCAAAGGAGAACAAAAATTCCCGGCCATCGACAGTACCAAACTGGAAAAGATGGCAGGTATCCTTCCGGGAACCAATTACCTCCCAACTATAGAGATGCTTCGCTTCATGACACCTTTTGGTGTTGGCTTTTACAGCAACGAAACCGATAGTCTTAGCAGCACCCGCAAACCCGTTTACATTGACAAATGGGCTAAAAATGTTGTATGGGAACAAGACATAACCGACCTGTATTCGCAACTTGAAAAAGAGGCTTACGTAGGTATCTATATCGATACGTGGACTCCCGAAGGATACGTTGTAAGCCTTGCTCTTGATATCGAAGAATCCGAAATCGGGGTAGACGCCTTGAAACAAAAGCAGGTGGAGCCGCTTATTAATACAGTATACTATATTGGCCAGTCGTACCCGGACATCTTTGCCCGCAAGGATGTTTCCAGCACATTTACTATTCCTAAAGGAGCGCGTAACATTAAATTGAAATACATTGTAACCGGTCATGGTGGTCATGATGGCGGAGACGAATTTGTTGAAAAGCAAAACATTGTTTCCATTGATGGCAAAGAAGTGCTCAACTTCGTACCCTGGCGCGACGACTGTGCTTCTTTCCGCCGCTTCAACCCGGCAACAGGCGTATGGCTGATGGAACGACTTGCCGCTTACATCGGCGAAAAGGGATATGCTAAAAAGATGATTGAAGAGCCCGTAGCCTCATCGGACTTCTCCCGCTCTAACTGGTGCCCGGGAAGTGATGTTAAACCCGTAGAGGTGCCTCTTACAGGTCTTACAGAAGGCGTACACACTATTACCTTCAGTATTCCCAAGGCACAGCAGATCAAAGATAACGAACTGAACCACTGGCTTGTTTCTGCCTACCTGGTTTGGGAAAAATAA